A DNA window from Rhodococcus sp. Z13 contains the following coding sequences:
- a CDS encoding DUF1416 domain-containing protein, giving the protein MCGAPVQTQTLPAGVDTEKETVITGRVLNADGEPVGGAFVRLLDSTDEFTAEVVASATGDFRFFAAPGDWKVRALSSSGNGTATVSPTAPGVHNVDVTVAK; this is encoded by the coding sequence ATGTGCGGAGCCCCCGTCCAGACCCAGACCCTGCCCGCCGGCGTGGACACCGAGAAGGAGACGGTCATCACCGGCCGTGTCCTGAACGCCGACGGTGAGCCCGTGGGCGGCGCCTTCGTGCGTCTGCTCGACAGCACCGACGAGTTCACCGCCGAGGTCGTCGCCTCGGCGACCGGCGACTTCCGTTTCTTCGCCGCCCCCGGCGACTGGAAGGTCCGTGCGCTGTCGAGCTCCGGCAACGGCACCGCGACCGTGAGCCCGACGGCTCCCGGCGTGCACAACGTCGACGTGACGGTCGCCAAGTAG
- a CDS encoding sulfurtransferase — protein MARSDVLVSADWAEQNLGTPKVVFVEVDEDTSAYDGGHIEGAVKLDWRKDLQDGVRRDFLNREQFSELLSRKGIANDDTVVLYGGNNNWFAAYAYWYFKIYGHKDVKLIDGGRKKWELDGRPLSKDEVTRPATEYKAAEPDHSIRAFRDEVIDSIGTKNIVDVRSPDEFSGKILAPAHLPQEQAQQRGHVPGAINIPWSTTANEDGTFKSDEELEKLYAEKGFDDSKETIAYCRIGERSSHTWFVLQEILGKKNVKNYDGSWVEYGSLVGAPIELEVN, from the coding sequence ATGGCTCGCTCCGACGTCCTGGTCTCCGCCGACTGGGCCGAGCAGAACCTCGGCACCCCGAAGGTCGTCTTCGTCGAGGTCGACGAGGACACCAGCGCCTACGACGGTGGGCACATCGAGGGTGCCGTCAAGCTCGACTGGCGCAAGGACCTGCAGGACGGCGTCCGCCGCGACTTCCTGAACCGCGAGCAGTTCTCCGAGCTGCTCTCCCGCAAGGGCATCGCCAACGACGACACCGTCGTGCTCTACGGCGGTAACAACAACTGGTTCGCCGCCTACGCCTACTGGTACTTCAAGATCTACGGGCACAAGGACGTCAAGCTCATCGACGGTGGCCGCAAGAAGTGGGAGCTCGACGGCCGTCCGCTGTCGAAGGACGAGGTCACCCGCCCGGCCACCGAGTACAAGGCCGCCGAGCCCGACCACTCGATCCGCGCCTTCCGCGACGAGGTGATCGACTCGATCGGCACCAAGAACATCGTCGACGTGCGCTCGCCCGACGAGTTCTCCGGCAAGATCCTCGCCCCGGCCCACCTCCCGCAGGAGCAGGCCCAGCAGCGCGGCCACGTCCCCGGTGCCATCAACATCCCGTGGAGCACCACCGCCAACGAGGACGGCACCTTCAAGTCCGACGAGGAACTCGAGAAGCTGTACGCCGAGAAGGGCTTCGACGACAGCAAGGAGACCATCGCCTACTGCCGTATCGGCGAGCGCTCGAGCCACACCTGGTTCGTGCTGCAGGAGATCCTCGGCAAGAAGAACGTCAAGAACTACGACGGCAGCTGGGTCGAGTACGGCTCGCTCGTCGGCGCCCCGATCGAACTGGAGGTCAACTGA
- a CDS encoding putative leader peptide — translation MQNRHELMLTRRRAVDLCRLGGCCCPCC, via the coding sequence GTGCAGAACCGCCACGAGCTGATGCTCACCCGACGCCGCGCAGTCGATCTGTGCCGCCTCGGTGGCTGTTGTTGTCCCTGCTGTTGA
- a CDS encoding FABP family protein: protein MTGAGSDGGARRSGDEAIARAAERARVTAELNIPVLEGLPGAEDTANLRLGPDLNPALLAVLPMVGVWRGEGEANDPETGDYPFGQQIVVAHNGGEFLTWEARSWRLDESGAYVAEDRRESGFWRVSGKGAPGSDDPETLELLLTHSSGVVELYYGTALTQSSWEVATDVVIRTKSGEVVGGAKRLYGIVDGGDLAYVEERVTADGELKPRMSARLTRYVG, encoded by the coding sequence GTGACCGGCGCCGGATCGGACGGCGGCGCGCGACGTAGCGGCGACGAGGCCATCGCTCGGGCGGCCGAACGCGCACGCGTCACCGCAGAGCTCAACATCCCCGTTCTCGAGGGACTGCCGGGCGCCGAGGACACCGCGAACCTGCGGCTCGGTCCGGATCTGAACCCCGCCCTGCTCGCGGTCCTGCCGATGGTCGGCGTGTGGCGCGGCGAGGGCGAGGCCAACGATCCCGAGACCGGCGACTACCCGTTCGGTCAGCAGATCGTCGTCGCACACAACGGCGGGGAGTTCCTCACCTGGGAGGCCCGGTCGTGGCGTCTCGACGAGTCCGGGGCGTACGTCGCCGAGGACCGTCGTGAGAGCGGCTTCTGGCGGGTGTCCGGCAAGGGTGCTCCCGGCAGCGACGATCCCGAGACCCTGGAGCTGCTGCTGACGCACAGCTCCGGTGTGGTCGAGCTGTACTACGGCACCGCGCTGACGCAGTCCTCCTGGGAGGTCGCGACCGACGTCGTCATCCGTACCAAGTCCGGTGAGGTCGTCGGCGGCGCCAAGCGTCTCTACGGCATCGTGGACGGCGGCGATCTGGCCTACGTCGAGGAGCGGGTCACCGCCGACGGCGAGCTGAAGCCCCGAATGTCCGCGCGGCTGACGCGCTACGTCGGCTGA
- a CDS encoding DUF4395 domain-containing protein, with protein MSGTTSGTPVRQVDVRGPRFAAWITTGVLVVALVAAAFSPVAAAVILAVQTIVFALGAALGPRRSPYGALFARLVAPRLGAPTETEPVEPLRFAQLVGFVFAAVGTVGFLTGAVVLGAVAAGFALFAALLNAAFGVCLGCRIYPLIARMRRVAA; from the coding sequence ATGTCCGGTACCACCTCCGGAACGCCCGTCCGACAGGTCGACGTTCGAGGTCCCCGTTTCGCAGCCTGGATCACCACCGGTGTCCTCGTCGTCGCCCTGGTCGCCGCTGCGTTCTCTCCCGTCGCGGCGGCCGTGATCCTGGCCGTCCAGACGATCGTGTTCGCGCTCGGAGCAGCGCTCGGGCCGCGCCGCAGCCCGTACGGTGCGCTCTTCGCCCGTCTCGTCGCTCCCCGCCTCGGTGCTCCGACCGAGACCGAGCCGGTGGAGCCGCTGCGGTTCGCGCAGCTGGTCGGATTCGTCTTCGCCGCCGTCGGAACCGTCGGGTTCCTCACCGGCGCGGTCGTTCTGGGGGCGGTCGCCGCAGGGTTCGCCCTGTTCGCGGCACTGCTCAACGCCGCTTTCGGTGTCTGCCTGGGCTGCCGTATCTACCCGCTGATCGCCCGAATGCGTCGCGTGGCCGCCTGA
- the cydC gene encoding thiol reductant ABC exporter subunit CydC yields the protein MNDLRRAMALLELESRRVLTAVAAGVATLGSALLLAGLSAWLIVRAWEMPPVLDLTVAVVAVRALGISRGLFRYFERLATHETALRGTTSARANLYRRLAEGDPAAAAGLGRGDLLARTGSDVDALGDVVVRALVPIAVAAVLSVAAVVTLAVITPAAGAVLAVALLVAGVLAPWLSARAAATADARADAARTRFTEDAVTVLDHAAELRVAGRLAPLARRARASNVASVRATDRSAVPSAFADAAAPLAVGASVLGSLLIGITVFGSAPDAMSPTTLGVLVLLPLSAFEATSVLPAAAQTLNRARSAAGRIVDLLDRADRPVPRGTAPADGPGRLQAVGLCSGWPDGTVTAPLDLDVPSGSRIAIVGSSGSGKTTALMTLAGLLPPRAGAVTLDGTDLVDVDPDALRRRIGFFAEDAHLFDTSILENLRVARGDIDEDEARTALAAVGLGEWVDGLPDGVHTVLGAGARTVSGGQRRRILLARALLSPAQILLLDEPTEHLDDEAAEQLQRRLLDREAGLVDPDRSVVVVTHRLPCDTAADRVVRVEKNALPAS from the coding sequence ATGAACGATCTGCGTCGCGCCATGGCCCTGCTCGAACTCGAATCCCGGCGTGTCCTGACGGCCGTCGCCGCCGGCGTCGCGACCCTCGGCAGCGCCCTGCTGCTGGCGGGCCTGTCGGCCTGGCTGATCGTCCGCGCCTGGGAGATGCCGCCGGTGCTCGACCTGACCGTCGCCGTCGTCGCCGTGCGCGCCCTGGGCATCTCCCGCGGGCTGTTCCGCTACTTCGAGCGACTGGCCACCCACGAGACCGCGCTGCGCGGCACCACCTCGGCTCGCGCGAACCTCTACCGGCGACTCGCCGAGGGCGATCCCGCCGCCGCGGCCGGACTGGGCCGCGGCGACCTGCTCGCCCGCACCGGATCCGACGTCGACGCGCTCGGGGACGTGGTGGTCCGCGCCCTCGTGCCCATCGCCGTGGCCGCGGTGCTGTCCGTCGCGGCGGTGGTGACCCTCGCGGTCATCACACCCGCCGCCGGGGCGGTGCTCGCCGTCGCCCTGCTCGTCGCGGGAGTGCTGGCACCCTGGCTGTCCGCGCGGGCGGCCGCCACCGCCGACGCCCGCGCCGACGCCGCACGCACCCGGTTCACCGAGGACGCCGTCACCGTCCTCGACCACGCGGCGGAACTGCGGGTCGCGGGACGGCTGGCGCCGCTCGCACGCCGGGCCCGCGCCTCGAACGTCGCGTCGGTCCGCGCCACCGACCGGTCGGCGGTTCCCTCGGCGTTCGCCGACGCCGCGGCACCCCTCGCCGTCGGGGCGAGCGTCCTCGGGTCGCTGCTGATCGGCATCACCGTCTTCGGCTCCGCCCCCGACGCGATGAGCCCGACCACCCTGGGTGTGCTCGTGCTGCTGCCGCTGTCGGCCTTCGAGGCCACCTCCGTGCTCCCGGCTGCGGCCCAGACCCTCAACCGGGCCCGCTCGGCGGCCGGGCGGATCGTGGACCTGCTCGACCGGGCGGATCGCCCGGTGCCGCGCGGCACCGCACCGGCCGACGGGCCGGGCCGGCTGCAGGCCGTGGGGTTGTGCAGCGGCTGGCCGGACGGGACGGTCACCGCACCGCTAGATCTCGACGTGCCCTCCGGCAGCCGGATCGCGATCGTCGGGAGCAGCGGCAGCGGCAAGACCACCGCCCTGATGACCCTGGCGGGACTGCTCCCGCCCCGCGCCGGGGCGGTCACCCTCGACGGCACCGACCTCGTCGACGTGGATCCGGACGCCCTGCGCCGCCGCATCGGTTTCTTCGCCGAGGACGCGCACCTGTTCGACACGTCGATCCTCGAGAACCTGCGGGTCGCGCGGGGGGACATCGACGAGGACGAGGCACGCACCGCCCTCGCCGCGGTCGGGCTGGGGGAGTGGGTGGACGGGTTGCCGGACGGCGTCCACACCGTGCTCGGTGCGGGAGCCCGGACGGTCTCCGGTGGTCAGCGGAGACGCATCCTGCTGGCCCGGGCGCTGCTGTCGCCGGCACAGATCCTGCTGCTCGACGAACCCACCGAGCATCTCGACGACGAGGCGGCGGAGCAGTTGCAGCGCCGGCTCCTCGACCGGGAGGCCGGTCTCGTGGACCCGGATCGCAGTGTCGTGGTCGTCACGCACCGGCTGCCCTGTGACACCGCAGCCGACCGGGTTGTTCGCGTCGAGAAAAATGCGTTGCCCGCCTCGTGA